In Thermus caldifontis, one genomic interval encodes:
- a CDS encoding transglycosylase SLT domain-containing protein: MLASALATSTNYGIPPDIATALAWQESRFNLYLETDRIRAALAKGRCTASPQTELGPLQVKPVAFCQVGKDPGQMLSMSMYARIWYAVAAGLEYLAWLKGQMAGASWKEILQAYNVGLAGFRQGRRNEPYACAIISQANRYSELKV; this comes from the coding sequence GTGCTGGCATCAGCCCTGGCCACTTCCACCAACTACGGCATTCCCCCGGATATCGCCACCGCCCTAGCCTGGCAGGAGAGCCGCTTCAACCTCTACCTTGAGACCGATCGCATTCGTGCGGCCCTGGCCAAGGGGCGGTGCACCGCCTCACCTCAGACCGAGCTGGGCCCCTTGCAGGTAAAACCGGTAGCCTTTTGTCAGGTAGGCAAGGACCCCGGGCAGATGCTGAGCATGTCCATGTATGCGCGGATTTGGTACGCGGTAGCGGCTGGACTGGAGTATCTGGCGTGGCTGAAGGGCCAGATGGCTGGGGCGTCGTGGAAGGAGATTCTTCAAGCATATAACGTAGGACTGGCGGGATTCCGCCAAGGAAGGCGCAATGAGCCCTATGCCTGCGCCATCATTAGCCAAGCCAATCGCTACTCTGAGCTAAAGGTATGA